Genomic window (Deltaproteobacteria bacterium):
GCTTGATCTGGGCAACGATCTTCTTCGCCATGGCTTCTCCTTACGCTTTTTCCACCTGGGTGAAGTCGAGTTCGACCGGCGTCGCGCGGCCGAAGATGGACACGAGGACGACCACCTTCCCCTTGTCGGGCTTGATGCTGTCCACCGTGCCGCTGAAGTTCGAGAACGGACCGTCGACCACCCGCACGTTCTCCCCCTCGGAGAAGGTGATCTTCGGCTTCGGTTTCAGCCTCCCCTCGACCATCTGCGACTTGATGTCCTCGACCTCGGTCTCCGGAATGGGGGCGGGGTTCTGCCCTCCCACGAAACCGGTCACCTTCGGCGTGTGGCGGACCAGGTGCCACGTCGACTCGTCCAGATCCATGTTGACGAGGAGGTACCCCGGGAAGAAGCTCCGGGTCCCGGTCTTCTTCTTCCCCTTCTTCATCTCCACGACCGTCTCGGCCGAGATCAGCACGTCGCCGAACCGTTCCTGCATCCCCTCCGTGGCGATGCGGTTCAGGAGCGACTCCCTGACTTTTTTCTCATACCCCGAATAGGTATGGACCACGAACCACTGTTTCGCCATCATTTCCTCTTGGGAGGGTTAGTAACTCAGGACGGAGTGGACGATCTTCCCGAGGGCGAAGTCCACCAGCCCCAGGAACGCCACGATGATGAGCACCGTCACGATGACCACGGCCGTGGAGGACGCCGTGTCCTTGCGCCCCGGCCACGTCACCTTCTTCATTTCCGTCCGGAACTCCTGGAGGAATCCCGACACCTTCTGCGCGAACCCGACGGAGGCGCCCGCGCGCCCTTCGTCGGAAGCGGTGCGGGTCCCCGGCAAGCGTTCCAGCAACCTGTCTTTTATCGACTTCGCCATCGTCTCGAATCGCTCCCGTGTCCGGAAAAGGGATGGCAGGCCAGGAGGGATTCGAACCCCCAACCCGCGGATTTGGAGTCCGCTGCTCTAGCCGTTAGAGCTACTGGCCTTCGCCCCCTCGCCTTCTACTTGGTCTCCTTGTGCGCCGTGTGCTTGCGGCAGGCGGGGCAATATTTCCTGAGCTCCAGTTTGTCGGGCGTGGTCTTCTTGTTCTTCGTGGTCGTGTAGTTCCGGTTCTTGCAGTCGGCGCACGCCAGGGTGATGATGTCCCTCATGTCCGGTTCCTCCCCTTGGACCCTTGCCTATTCCACGATTTCCGCGACGACTCCGGCGCCCACGGTGCGGCCGCCCTCGCGGATCGCGAACCGCAGCTCCTTCTCCATCGCCACCGGGGTGATCAGCTCCACCGACATCTGGATGTTGTCCCCCGGCATCACTGCGGACGGTACCCGTTGAAGAACGGCGTGTGGCGCCCCCCCTCTTCCTTCGTCAGGATGTACGCCGACGCCTTGAACTTCTTGTGCGGCGTGATCGAACCCGGCTTCGCCAGAACCTGCCCGCGCTCCACGTCGTCCTTCTTCGTCCCGCGCAGCAGAACCCCGATGTTGTCCCCCGCCTGGCCCTGGTCCAGAAGCTTCCGGAACATCTCCACGCCCGTCGCGACCGTCTTCTGCGTGTCCCGCAACCCGATGATCTCCACCTCGTCCCCGACCTTCACCACCCCGCGCTCCACACGGCCGGTCACCACCGTCCCGCGGCCCGAGATCGAGAAGACGTCCTCCACCGCCATCAGGAACGGCTTGTCGATCGCACGCTCCGGAGTCGGAATGTACGAGTCCACCGCCGCCATCAGCTCGTGGATGCACTTGCAATCCTTGCAGTCGTCCTTCCCGCAACCGCACGCCAGCGCCTTCGTCGCCGCGCCGCGGATGATCGGGGTCTTGTCCCCGGGAAACTCGTACTTGCTCAGCAGCTCCCGGACCTCCAGCTCCACCAGGTCCAGCAACTCCGGATCGTCCACCATGTCCACCTTGTTCATGAACACCACGATGTACGGAACCCCCACCTGGCGCGCCAGCAGGATGTGCTCCCGCGTCTGAGGCATCGGACCGTCCGCCGCCGATACCACCAGGATCGCGCCGTCCATCTGCGCCGCGCCCGTGATCATGTTCTTGATGTAGTCGGCGTGGCCCGGACAGTCCACGTGCGCGTAATGACGCGACTTCGTCTGGTACTCCACGTGCGCCGTCGCGATCGTGATCCCGCGCTCACGCTCCTCCGGAGCCTTGTCGATCTGGTCGAACGCCACGAAATCCGCCATCCCGCGGGCGGCCAGCACCTTCGTGATCGCCGCGGTCAACGTCGTCTTCCCGTGATCCACGTGGCCGATCGTACCCACGTTCACGTGAGGCTTCGTGCGCTCGAACTTCTGCTTGGACATGTGCGTCCCTCCTCCCCGCTGGTTAGGCGCCCTTTACCTTCGCGATCACTTCCTCGCTGACCGATTGGGGCGCCGCCTCGTAATGGTCGAACTGCATGGTGTAGGTCGCCCGTCCCTGGGTCTTCGAGCGCAGGTCGGTGGCGTACCCGAACATGTGCGCCAGGGGGACGTGCGCGGCGATCACCTGGGTGTTCCCGCGGGCCTCGATCCGCTGGATCCGGCCGCGGCGGGAGCTCAGGTCCCCGATGACGTCCCCCATGAAATCCTCGGGGGAGACCACCTCCACTCCCATGACCGGCTCGAGCAGGATGGGACCGGCGTTCTGGCACGCCGCCTTGAACGCCATGGATCCGGCGATCTTGAACGCCATCTCCGAGGAGTCGACCTCGTGGTAGGAGCCGTCGATCAGGGTGATCCGGACGTCGACCACCGGGTACCCGGCGATGACCCCGCCCTCCGCCGCCTCGACGATCCCCTTCTCGACCGCCGGGATGAATTCCCGGGGGATGGATCCGCCGACGATCTTGTTGACGAACTCGACCCCCTTCGCCTTTTCCCCGGGCTCCACGGTGATCCAGACGTGGCCGAACTGCCCGCGACCGCCGGTCTGGCGGATGTACCGCCCCTCCTGCTTCGCCGCCCGCGTGACCGTCTCCCGGTAGGCGACCTGCGGCCGGCCGACGTTCGCCTCGACCTTGAACTCCCGCAGGAGACGGTCGACGATGATCTCGAGGTGCAGCTCGCCCATCCCGGAGATGAGGGTCTGCCCCGTCTCCTCGTCGTTGCGGACCTGGAAGGAGGGGTCCTCCATCATGAGCTTCTGGAGGGAGAAACCCAGCCGCTCCTGGTCGGCCTTGGTCTTCGGCTCGATGGCGATGGCGATGACCGGCTCGGGCGCCTGGATCGACTCGAGGATGATCTCGTCCTCCTGGTCGCAGAGGGTGTCGCCCGTGTACGCGGTCTTCAGCCCCACGACGGCGGCGATTTCGCCGGCGTAGATCGTCTTGATCTCCTCCCGCTTGTTCGCGTGCATCTTGAGAAGACGGCCGATCCGCTCCTTCTTCTGGCGAGTGG
Coding sequences:
- the nusG gene encoding transcription termination/antitermination protein NusG, whose product is MAKQWFVVHTYSGYEKKVRESLLNRIATEGMQERFGDVLISAETVVEMKKGKKKTGTRSFFPGYLLVNMDLDESTWHLVRHTPKVTGFVGGQNPAPIPETEVEDIKSQMVEGRLKPKPKITFSEGENVRVVDGPFSNFSGTVDSIKPDKGKVVVLVSIFGRATPVELDFTQVEKA
- the fusA gene encoding elongation factor G gives rise to the protein MSRGTPLDRTRNIGIMAHIDAGKTTTTERILYYTGVSHKMGEVHDGTATMDWMEQEQERGITITSAATTCFWRDHRVNIIDTPGHVDFTIEVERSLRVLDGAVAVFCAVGGVEPQSETVWRQADKYGVPRLAMVNKMDRTGADFDRVVRMMKERLAANPVPIQLPLGKEDGFRGIVDLVRMKALVWEEDTLGAKFHEEPIPADMAEAVASAREKLCEAVADVNDKLLEKYLLGEEIEVGEMTAAIRQATIGNRITPVVCGTAFRNKGVQPMLDAVVDYLPSPLDIPPIVGINPRGNVEATRKSADDEPFAALAFKIMNDPFVGHLTFIRVYSGVLNSGDHIYNSTRQKKERIGRLLKMHANKREEIKTIYAGEIAAVVGLKTAYTGDTLCDQEDEIILESIQAPEPVIAIAIEPKTKADQERLGFSLQKLMMEDPSFQVRNDEETGQTLISGMGELHLEIIVDRLLREFKVEANVGRPQVAYRETVTRAAKQEGRYIRQTGGRGQFGHVWITVEPGEKAKGVEFVNKIVGGSIPREFIPAVEKGIVEAAEGGVIAGYPVVDVRITLIDGSYHEVDSSEMAFKIAGSMAFKAACQNAGPILLEPVMGVEVVSPEDFMGDVIGDLSSRRGRIQRIEARGNTQVIAAHVPLAHMFGYATDLRSKTQGRATYTMQFDHYEAAPQSVSEEVIAKVKGA
- the secE gene encoding preprotein translocase subunit SecE; amino-acid sequence: MAKSIKDRLLERLPGTRTASDEGRAGASVGFAQKVSGFLQEFRTEMKKVTWPGRKDTASSTAVVIVTVLIIVAFLGLVDFALGKIVHSVLSY
- the rpmG gene encoding 50S ribosomal protein L33, producing the protein MRDIITLACADCKNRNYTTTKNKKTTPDKLELRKYCPACRKHTAHKETK